Proteins co-encoded in one Gracilimonas sp. genomic window:
- a CDS encoding cation diffusion facilitator family transporter, giving the protein MASGSKKVIYAALIGNGLISITKFIAAVITGSSAMMSEGIHSVVDTGNQVLLLMGLKKAEKPADADFPFGHGKEVYFWSFVVAIMIFAVGSGISIYEGIHSLSDPHEITNPMVNYIVLGLAMIFEAFAWYFAWKEFNKTKGDRSYYEAVRKEKDPTTFVVLFEDSAAMLGLMVAFVGVFLSQLTGILIFDGIASIVIGVILGGTAIWLAHETKGLLIGESADREIIESIQKMGNTMESIHMVKEVLTLHMGPQYILVTINADFVSELNSDQVEWGTAELSAEIKKTYPRVKRVFIEAEGDSK; this is encoded by the coding sequence TTGGCCTCAGGTTCAAAAAAAGTAATTTATGCCGCTCTCATCGGTAACGGACTCATTTCAATCACTAAATTTATCGCTGCTGTAATTACCGGCAGTTCGGCCATGATGTCGGAAGGGATCCACTCAGTGGTAGATACCGGAAATCAGGTTCTGCTGTTAATGGGATTGAAGAAAGCCGAAAAACCGGCCGACGCCGACTTTCCTTTTGGTCATGGTAAGGAAGTCTATTTCTGGAGTTTTGTGGTGGCTATAATGATTTTTGCAGTGGGTTCCGGTATTTCCATTTATGAAGGGATTCACAGCCTGTCCGATCCCCATGAAATCACCAACCCTATGGTGAATTACATTGTACTGGGGCTGGCCATGATTTTTGAAGCCTTCGCCTGGTATTTTGCCTGGAAAGAGTTTAATAAGACCAAAGGCGACCGAAGTTATTACGAAGCCGTACGCAAAGAAAAAGACCCAACTACTTTTGTGGTTCTCTTTGAAGACTCAGCCGCTATGCTGGGACTCATGGTGGCTTTCGTCGGGGTATTTCTTTCACAGTTGACCGGAATCCTCATTTTTGATGGAATTGCGTCTATCGTTATTGGGGTGATTTTAGGCGGAACTGCAATCTGGCTGGCCCATGAAACCAAAGGGCTCCTCATTGGTGAGAGTGCCGACCGTGAAATAATTGAAAGCATACAGAAAATGGGGAATACCATGGAGTCCATCCACATGGTGAAAGAGGTGCTGACGTTACACATGGGGCCTCAGTACATTTTGGTAACGATTAACGCTGATTTTGTATCTGAGTTGAATTCGGATCAGGTTGAGTGGGGTACGGCAGAACTATCTGCGGAGATTAAGAAAACGTACCCACGTGTGAAGCGGGTTTTTATTGAAGCTGAAGGGGATTCTAAATAA
- a CDS encoding alpha-ketoacid dehydrogenase subunit alpha/beta has product MAITDKKISAETALYIYKNLMLPRRIEERMLMLLRQNKISKWFSGIGQEAVGVGVSLSSEPDDYILPMHRNLGVFTARNVPFYPLFCQLFGKADGFTQGRDRSFHFGIPDHKIIGMISHLAAMMPVADGLALAMKMRNEKSVAFSFCGDGATSEGDFHEALNLAAVWKLPVVFIIENNGYGLSTPTSEQFACEHLSDRAKGYGMHGFNIDGNNIFEVMDTVGKARELALKGEPVLIEAKTFRMRGHEEASGTHYVPDVLFENWAEKDPIHRFELYMESEGLFTQGELEKVTKEIDESFKEDLNKALAAPDPEFDEERELERVYAPQPDDPPPHKDGVTYEHRFVDAIQASLRQAFEEDSKFVIMGQDIAEYGGVFKITEGFLEQFGHQRVRNTPIIESGALGAALGLALADFKPVVEMQFADFISCGFNQIVNNIAKTHYRWSPPLNITIRAPHGGGVGAGPFHSQSVEGWFMQIPGLKVVVPGTVEDAMNLMYSSLHDPNPVLFFEHKKLYRSLKAHIPDTANYEPLGKAKVRNEGSDTTIITYGMGVQWALSVAESYTKKGISLEVLDLRTLLPLDKEAVRESVQKTGKVLLLQEPSLTLGPLSEISAIISEECFEWLDAPVMRCASLDMPIPHDKGLEDGYMALSKLDKLISKLIEY; this is encoded by the coding sequence GTGGCTATTACTGACAAAAAGATCTCTGCAGAAACAGCTTTATACATCTATAAAAACCTGATGCTGCCCAGGCGCATCGAAGAACGAATGCTGATGCTGCTCCGGCAAAATAAAATCAGCAAGTGGTTCTCGGGAATTGGACAGGAAGCGGTTGGGGTTGGAGTTTCACTCTCCTCAGAGCCTGATGACTATATCCTACCCATGCACCGAAACCTGGGAGTTTTTACGGCCCGCAATGTGCCCTTCTACCCTCTTTTCTGCCAGTTATTTGGTAAGGCTGACGGATTTACGCAAGGACGGGATCGTTCCTTCCATTTTGGAATTCCCGACCACAAAATCATTGGGATGATATCTCACCTGGCCGCCATGATGCCCGTTGCTGACGGACTAGCCCTGGCAATGAAAATGAGGAATGAGAAATCGGTTGCATTTTCATTCTGTGGGGATGGCGCCACAAGTGAAGGTGATTTTCATGAAGCCCTGAACTTAGCAGCCGTATGGAAACTTCCGGTGGTATTTATTATTGAGAATAACGGGTACGGACTTTCAACTCCGACTTCCGAACAATTTGCCTGTGAGCATTTATCTGATCGTGCAAAAGGCTATGGCATGCATGGTTTCAATATTGATGGCAACAATATCTTTGAGGTCATGGATACGGTTGGTAAGGCAAGGGAATTGGCATTAAAGGGTGAACCGGTACTCATTGAAGCCAAAACATTTCGTATGCGTGGACATGAAGAAGCTTCAGGGACGCATTATGTACCGGATGTATTATTTGAAAATTGGGCAGAAAAAGACCCGATTCATCGGTTTGAGCTGTATATGGAATCCGAAGGCTTGTTCACCCAGGGCGAGCTTGAAAAGGTTACCAAAGAAATTGACGAGTCCTTTAAGGAGGATCTTAACAAAGCTTTGGCAGCACCTGATCCGGAATTTGACGAAGAGCGGGAACTTGAAAGAGTGTATGCCCCACAGCCCGATGATCCCCCTCCGCATAAAGACGGTGTTACCTACGAACATCGCTTTGTGGATGCTATTCAGGCATCACTACGTCAAGCTTTTGAAGAAGACAGTAAGTTCGTCATCATGGGACAGGATATTGCCGAGTATGGTGGCGTGTTTAAAATTACGGAAGGTTTTTTAGAGCAGTTTGGGCATCAGAGAGTCAGAAATACGCCGATCATTGAATCCGGTGCTTTAGGCGCTGCCCTGGGATTGGCGCTGGCAGATTTCAAACCCGTGGTAGAAATGCAATTTGCCGATTTCATTTCCTGTGGATTCAATCAAATTGTAAACAACATCGCAAAAACACATTATCGCTGGTCTCCACCGCTAAATATCACCATTCGTGCGCCACATGGCGGAGGCGTTGGAGCCGGTCCTTTTCATTCTCAATCGGTTGAAGGCTGGTTCATGCAAATTCCGGGGCTGAAAGTTGTGGTGCCCGGCACGGTGGAAGATGCCATGAATTTAATGTACAGCTCCCTTCACGACCCGAATCCGGTGTTGTTTTTTGAGCATAAAAAGCTATACCGAAGCTTAAAGGCACACATCCCTGATACCGCTAACTACGAACCGCTCGGGAAAGCGAAAGTCCGGAATGAGGGTTCTGATACAACCATCATCACGTATGGAATGGGTGTTCAATGGGCACTTTCTGTGGCTGAATCATATACCAAAAAAGGTATTTCACTGGAAGTGCTTGATTTACGCACCCTCCTTCCTCTGGATAAAGAGGCTGTTCGGGAATCGGTTCAGAAAACAGGAAAAGTGTTACTGTTGCAGGAACCTTCACTGACGCTGGGGCCATTGAGTGAAATTTCGGCCATTATTTCTGAGGAATGTTTTGAATGGCTGGATGCACCTGTAATGCGTTGTGCTTCCTTAGACATGCCCATCCCCCACGATAAAGGACTTGAAGACGGCTACATGGCCCTTTCAAAACTGGACAAGTTGATTAGTAAACTCATTGAATACTAA
- a CDS encoding arginine decarboxylase has translation MKNTYHELIDQTYHFPQNGFSLVDGTLNFNNVDLHYLIEKYGTPFKLAYLPKIREKIKHSREYFNKAIAENNYTGSYEFCYCTKCCHFNHVVRTALKENVSLETSSSFDIDLIENLYNKGVFSNDKTIVHNGYKTDDYIKKIGRLNKEGFKNSICVLDNARELDQLMELNLDHPIKIGLRISIEEDPKAAYYTSRLGINKREILDFVKERIIGNDQVELVMVHFFVDSGVSDNMYYWNEFKKALSQFTKIKKIAPSVNALNIGGGFPIQNSLSFDFDYEYITGEIVRNIQEACKDENVEEPNIYTEFGKYTVGESGAVIFQVLEQKQQNDAELWYLVDNSLMNTIPDAWSINEKFILLPLNKWENQYKRINIGGISCDHSDYYNSEELNQQVLLPTFSDDDSEPLYIGFFHTGAYQDSISGYGGIKHCLIPSPKHIVVDIDEDGNLFDYVYRDEQTVDNMLNILGYND, from the coding sequence ATGAAAAATACCTATCACGAACTTATTGACCAGACTTATCACTTCCCACAAAACGGCTTTAGTCTGGTTGATGGCACGCTGAATTTCAACAATGTAGATCTACACTATCTTATTGAGAAATATGGCACCCCCTTTAAGCTGGCTTACCTTCCCAAGATCAGAGAAAAAATTAAGCACTCCCGGGAATATTTCAATAAAGCCATTGCTGAAAACAACTACACCGGCAGCTATGAGTTTTGTTATTGCACCAAATGCTGTCACTTCAATCATGTAGTAAGAACAGCCCTAAAAGAAAATGTTTCCCTGGAAACCTCTTCTTCTTTTGATATCGACCTGATTGAAAACCTGTATAACAAAGGGGTTTTCTCAAATGATAAAACCATTGTTCACAATGGCTATAAAACCGACGATTATATCAAAAAAATTGGCCGGCTCAATAAAGAAGGTTTCAAAAACTCGATTTGTGTGCTGGATAATGCCCGGGAGCTGGATCAGCTGATGGAGCTTAACCTTGATCATCCCATCAAAATTGGATTGCGGATATCGATTGAGGAAGACCCTAAAGCTGCTTATTACACCTCAAGATTGGGTATCAACAAGCGTGAAATTCTTGACTTTGTAAAGGAGCGCATTATTGGCAACGACCAGGTTGAACTGGTTATGGTTCACTTTTTCGTGGATTCCGGCGTAAGCGATAATATGTATTACTGGAATGAATTTAAGAAGGCTTTGAGTCAGTTCACAAAAATCAAGAAAATTGCTCCCTCGGTAAATGCTTTAAATATCGGGGGTGGATTCCCTATCCAGAATAGCCTCAGTTTTGATTTTGACTATGAATACATCACCGGCGAAATTGTGCGAAATATTCAGGAAGCCTGCAAGGATGAAAACGTTGAGGAACCGAACATCTATACCGAATTTGGGAAATATACCGTTGGAGAAAGCGGTGCGGTCATCTTCCAGGTGCTGGAACAAAAACAACAAAATGACGCCGAGCTTTGGTACCTGGTTGATAACAGCCTGATGAATACCATACCAGACGCCTGGTCCATCAACGAAAAATTCATCCTTCTCCCCCTCAATAAATGGGAAAACCAATACAAGCGAATTAATATTGGCGGTATCAGCTGCGATCATTCCGATTACTACAATTCTGAGGAGCTGAACCAGCAGGTACTTCTCCCCACTTTTTCGGATGATGACTCCGAACCGCTTTACATTGGGTTCTTCCACACGGGGGCCTACCAGGATTCCATAAGCGGATATGGCGGCATCAAACACTGCCTCATCCCTTCGCCCAAGCACATTGTGGTGGATATTGATGAAGACGGAAATTTATTCGACTACGTGTATCGCGATGAACAAACGGTAGATAACATGCTTAACATTCTGGGATACAATGACTAA
- a CDS encoding Pycsar system effector family protein — protein sequence MENTKSIDRLNYSWNIFLHQQELIKLADNKIRYLFLVSSVAATFILTESKTLETINISEILFMGSFVLFLAFASLTIKPRKTTHGGDDTSRLVYHQDIISRPNRAAYAADFREASDEELQSDLLHQIYEISSIANKKYRYYNYSFYTLCVQIIFFFIVLI from the coding sequence ATGGAAAATACAAAGAGCATTGACCGACTCAATTACAGCTGGAATATTTTCCTTCACCAACAAGAGCTCATCAAATTAGCGGATAACAAAATCCGGTATTTATTCCTGGTAAGTAGTGTGGCTGCTACTTTTATACTTACTGAATCCAAAACGCTGGAAACCATCAATATTTCCGAAATTTTGTTTATGGGTTCTTTTGTGCTCTTTTTGGCTTTTGCCTCGCTGACCATCAAACCCCGAAAAACCACTCACGGCGGTGATGATACCTCAAGGCTTGTATATCATCAGGATATTATCTCAAGGCCGAACCGAGCGGCCTATGCAGCTGATTTTCGGGAAGCTTCGGATGAAGAATTGCAAAGCGACCTGCTCCATCAGATTTATGAAATTTCTTCTATAGCCAACAAGAAATACCGATACTATAATTATTCCTTCTACACCCTTTGTGTGCAGATTATCTTTTTCTTTATTGTACTTATTTAG
- a CDS encoding BamA/TamA family outer membrane protein, with the protein MSLKTGVTLIFLLIPVLAFTQNRSAEFRVYENGEEVVIPDSLDAELAKNSTQIEQKLLRWFVSEGLFDAAVTSTTDSTAQVTKGCKYRLDKMNVLYSGQIDSSSTIEPDKFYTDQNLRAEIAELIYGMEEDGFPFAEAIIKSITPIKEECLVDVEIEILTGDKVTRPDIYFSGARTNSQDYLRKISRFNSNRQVSPDYLRILRSNLNSSGLFNVVEPARIYLRQGEPVIVFSVEERSLNQFDGLLGYVPDAAGNGQIAGDVELSLWNVLTQGNGIDFRYQRLRPETSQLNLKASQDWIGEIPVGISAGMQLYQNDTTYQSRDVDLDGYYLVGSGVKLIGGVGFQSTTSGSNLPQVVEPDGQKRTARLGFEFTNVDRFDVPTKGSSIRLILGIANKDLSDDSLTSFTQNSLEFTARNYVPVFDKSVIATSLHGFLLESDKVTTNDLIRFGGANSFRGYAEQQFRAGTMLWGDVEYRFLLNRRSFLFGFAAAGVFERPKLLTETDNTFQITKYLFSTGFGLSYQTQIGRLKFTYAISPEESIGNGKVHFGIRTEL; encoded by the coding sequence ATGTCCTTGAAAACAGGTGTTACCCTTATATTTCTTTTAATCCCGGTTCTGGCGTTTACACAAAACCGATCTGCGGAATTTCGTGTTTACGAAAACGGGGAAGAAGTTGTCATTCCGGATAGTCTGGATGCGGAACTGGCTAAGAATTCAACTCAAATTGAGCAAAAACTTCTTCGATGGTTTGTCTCGGAGGGATTATTTGATGCGGCTGTGACATCAACTACCGATTCGACTGCACAGGTGACCAAAGGCTGTAAATATCGGCTCGACAAAATGAACGTGCTTTATTCCGGCCAGATTGACTCATCCTCAACAATTGAACCTGATAAGTTTTACACAGATCAGAACTTACGCGCAGAAATTGCTGAGCTTATTTATGGGATGGAAGAGGATGGATTTCCTTTTGCTGAAGCTATTATCAAGTCGATTACCCCCATAAAAGAAGAGTGTTTGGTTGATGTGGAAATTGAAATCCTAACCGGTGATAAAGTGACCCGGCCGGATATATACTTCTCCGGAGCAAGAACAAACTCACAGGATTACCTGAGAAAGATTTCGAGGTTTAATTCAAACAGACAGGTTTCACCTGATTATCTTCGTATTCTTCGCTCGAATTTGAATTCAAGTGGTCTTTTCAACGTCGTTGAACCGGCCCGTATTTATCTTCGTCAGGGGGAGCCGGTTATCGTTTTCAGCGTGGAGGAGCGGTCGCTGAACCAGTTTGATGGTTTACTCGGTTATGTACCTGATGCTGCCGGAAACGGGCAAATTGCAGGGGATGTGGAGCTGTCGCTATGGAATGTACTTACCCAGGGAAACGGCATTGATTTTCGTTATCAACGACTGCGACCGGAAACCAGTCAGCTGAATCTGAAAGCTTCTCAGGATTGGATAGGTGAAATTCCGGTGGGCATTTCAGCCGGAATGCAGCTCTACCAGAACGATACCACCTACCAAAGCCGGGATGTTGATCTGGACGGATACTACCTGGTGGGCTCAGGCGTAAAACTGATAGGAGGAGTGGGTTTCCAAAGTACTACGTCGGGCAGTAATCTGCCTCAGGTTGTGGAGCCGGATGGACAAAAAAGAACCGCCCGTTTAGGTTTTGAATTCACCAATGTAGATCGGTTCGATGTGCCGACCAAAGGCAGTTCTATTCGACTGATACTTGGTATCGCAAATAAAGATTTAAGCGATGATTCCCTCACGTCATTCACGCAAAATTCTCTTGAATTCACTGCCCGTAACTACGTACCTGTGTTTGATAAAAGCGTAATTGCCACTTCTTTACATGGCTTTTTGCTGGAATCTGATAAAGTAACCACCAACGACTTAATCCGGTTTGGAGGAGCAAATTCCTTTCGCGGCTATGCCGAACAGCAGTTCCGGGCCGGAACCATGCTTTGGGGAGATGTGGAGTATCGCTTCTTGTTGAACCGTAGATCGTTTTTGTTTGGTTTTGCTGCTGCGGGAGTTTTCGAACGACCGAAGTTGCTCACCGAAACAGATAACACCTTCCAAATAACAAAATACCTTTTCTCCACAGGTTTTGGGCTGAGTTACCAAACCCAAATCGGCCGATTGAAATTTACCTATGCTATTTCTCCAGAAGAGTCTATAGGCAATGGGAAGGTGCACTTTGGGATAAGGACGGAGTTGTAG
- the speB gene encoding agmatinase, translating to MTKNNPIFAGIEGNHNAFDRANVLLQSIPYDGTSTWGKGADQGFEAFLDAAENMEIYDIETDSEVYKQGVHIIDPILEDSSPEAMFEAVYKSTKELLTKEKFLTFFGGEHSVSIGIIKAFYEAHPDITILQLDAHTDLRPKFHGSPYNHACAVYDASQNANLVQVGIRSMDSEELKYLDRNKCYFAEDMYGQTDWMDDSIAKITDKVYITLDLDVFDPSIMPATGTPEPGGLDWNTTIRYLKKVFQQKNVLGFDIVELAPIEGLSAPQFLAAKLFYKMLSYKFSNS from the coding sequence ATGACTAAGAATAACCCAATTTTTGCTGGAATTGAAGGAAATCATAATGCCTTTGATCGGGCCAACGTACTTTTACAGTCTATCCCTTACGATGGAACCAGTACCTGGGGGAAAGGAGCCGATCAGGGCTTTGAAGCCTTTCTGGATGCCGCAGAGAACATGGAGATTTATGATATCGAGACGGATAGTGAGGTCTATAAGCAAGGCGTTCACATCATCGACCCTATACTGGAGGATTCCTCCCCGGAAGCGATGTTTGAAGCCGTTTATAAGAGCACAAAAGAACTTCTGACAAAAGAAAAATTTCTCACCTTCTTCGGTGGAGAACATTCGGTCAGCATCGGGATCATCAAAGCTTTTTACGAAGCTCACCCCGATATCACCATCCTGCAGCTGGATGCCCATACCGATCTGCGTCCCAAATTTCACGGCTCGCCTTATAATCATGCTTGTGCAGTATATGATGCGTCCCAAAATGCAAACCTGGTTCAGGTGGGCATCCGAAGTATGGATTCGGAAGAACTTAAATACCTGGATCGCAATAAATGCTATTTTGCTGAAGATATGTATGGTCAGACCGACTGGATGGATGATTCTATTGCCAAAATTACTGATAAAGTGTACATCACCTTAGACCTTGATGTATTTGATCCCTCCATCATGCCGGCAACCGGAACTCCAGAGCCCGGCGGGCTGGACTGGAACACGACAATCCGTTATCTCAAGAAAGTATTTCAGCAAAAAAATGTACTGGGCTTCGATATTGTGGAACTTGCCCCTATTGAAGGCCTGTCAGCACCGCAGTTTTTGGCAGCCAAACTTTTCTATAAAATGCTAAGCTATAAATTTTCTAACTCATGA
- a CDS encoding deoxyhypusine synthase family protein has protein sequence MSNKGPVSEFLTHHFRHFNSASVVDAAKAYEDQLQSGSKMMITLAGAMSSAELGLSLAEMIREDKVHIITCTGANLEEDVFNLVAHDHYKRIPNYRDLSPQDEQELLDQHFNRVTDTCIPEEEAMRRIEEHLVKRWVKATEEGNRHFPHEYFYDLLLSGDLEDSYQIDPKDSWLMAAAEKNIPVIVPGWEDSTCGNFFASHCIEGRTKPNAMKSGIEYMMYLSDWYLNNSDNGVGFFQIGGGIAGDFPICVVPMIEQDLGKSDVPLWSYFCQISDSTTSYGSYSGAVPNEKITWGKLGIDTPKFIIESDATIVAPLIFAYLLGW, from the coding sequence ATGAGTAACAAAGGACCCGTTTCTGAATTCCTAACCCATCATTTCCGGCACTTTAACTCCGCTTCTGTAGTTGATGCAGCCAAAGCCTATGAAGATCAGCTACAGTCCGGCTCAAAGATGATGATCACCCTTGCCGGAGCTATGAGTTCTGCAGAATTAGGCCTTTCTCTGGCTGAAATGATTCGGGAAGATAAGGTGCATATCATCACCTGCACAGGAGCTAACCTGGAAGAAGATGTATTCAATCTGGTGGCTCATGATCATTACAAACGCATTCCCAATTACCGGGATTTGAGTCCACAGGATGAGCAAGAGCTCCTCGATCAACATTTTAACCGCGTCACCGATACCTGCATCCCCGAAGAAGAAGCTATGCGCCGTATTGAAGAGCATTTGGTGAAGCGCTGGGTAAAGGCAACAGAAGAAGGAAACCGGCACTTTCCCCATGAGTATTTTTATGATCTGCTTTTAAGCGGAGACCTTGAAGATTCCTACCAGATTGATCCTAAAGATTCGTGGCTTATGGCTGCTGCGGAGAAGAATATCCCTGTGATTGTTCCCGGTTGGGAAGATTCCACCTGCGGTAATTTCTTTGCCTCTCACTGTATTGAGGGCCGCACAAAGCCAAACGCGATGAAGTCAGGCATAGAATACATGATGTATTTGTCTGATTGGTACCTGAATAATTCGGACAACGGGGTTGGGTTTTTCCAAATCGGAGGTGGAATCGCCGGAGACTTCCCCATTTGTGTAGTACCTATGATTGAGCAGGATTTAGGGAAATCAGATGTACCGCTTTGGTCCTACTTTTGCCAGATCAGTGATTCCACCACCAGTTACGGTTCATACTCAGGAGCCGTTCCCAACGAAAAAATAACCTGGGGCAAACTTGGAATAGACACGCCAAAGTTCATAATAGAATCTGATGCAACTATTGTAGCTCCGCTTATTTTTGCTTATCTGTTGGGTTGGTAA